The DNA segment GGCGGCGATTTCTGTCGGCGTGTACGACGGCCTGCCGGTGCTCGACCTCGATTACGACGAAGACTCGCAGTGCGACACCGACATGAACGTGGTGATGACGGGCGCGGGCGGTTTTGTCGAAGTCCAGGGCACGGCTGAAGGCGTGCCGTTCTCGCGCGATGAAATGAACGCGCTGCTCGATCTCGCGAGCGACGGCATCCAGACACTGATCGCGAAGCAGAAAGCGGCGCTCGAACTCAAAGGTGAGTGACGTGAAGTCGGGCGAACTGAGTCAGGACAACGGCGCGCGCGCAATGGGCTCGCCGTTGAAGAAAGTCGTGCTGGCGTCGAATAACGCGGGCAAGCTGCGCGAGTTCGCGGCGCTGTTCGGCGCGGCCGGCATCGAACTGATTCCACAAGGGCAATTGAATGTGCCCGAGGCGGAAGAACCGTATCCGACCTTTGTCGAAAACGCGTTGACCAAGGCACGGCACGCGGCGAGGCTCACCGGCCTGCCCGCACTCGCCGACGATTCCGGCCTGTGTGTGCATGCGTTGCGTGGCGCGCCCGGCGTCCATTCGGCGCGCTACGCGCAACTGGCGGGCGGCGAGAAAAGCGACGCGTCGAATAACGCACGCCTCGTTTCCGAGTTGCAAAACGAAGCGGACCGTCGCGCGTATTACTTCTGCGTGCTGGCCCTGGTGCGTCACACCGACGACCCCGAGCCGCTGATCGCCGAGGGCCGCTGGCACGGCGAGATTCTCGATACGCCGCGTGGCGAACAGGGTTTTGGGTACGATCCATATTTCTATCTGCCGTCGCTGAACGCCACGGCCGCCGAACTCCAACCGTCCGTGAAAAACGCAAACAGCCATCGCGCGATCGCGTTGCGGCAACTGCTAGCGCGTTTGTCGGAGGAAGCGTGATTCCGATCAGACCAACGCCCGCTGATATCGGCAATGGCGTCATCAAGGCTTTCACGTCACCGGGCAGTATCCGGCTGACGTCGCTGCCGCCGTTGTCCCTTTATGTGCACTTTCCGTGGTGCGTGCGCAAGTGTCCGTACTGCGATTTCAACTCGCACGAGTGGAAAGGCGACGCATTCCCAGAGAACGATTATCTCGACGCGTTGCGCGCCGATCTTGAAATGGCGCTGCCGCTCGTGTGGGGACGCCAGGTGCATACCGTCTTCATTGGCGGCGGAACGCCCAGCCTGCTTTCGGCGGCGGGACTCGATCGCATGCTGTCGGACATCCGCGCGCTGCTGCCGCTCGACGCCGACGCCGAGATCACGCTTGAAGCCAATCCCGGCACGTTCGAAGCGGCGAAATTCGCGCAGTTCCGTGCGAGCGGCATTAACCGGTTGTCAGTGGGCATTCAGAGTTTTAACGAAGCGCATCTGAAAGCGCTCGGCCGGATTCACGATTCGACGCAGGCGCGCCGGGCGGTCGAGGTCGCCGCGAACACGTTCGAGAACTTCAATCTCGACCTGATGTTCGCGCTGCCGCAGCAAACGCTTGCCGAGTGTCAGGCCGACGTGGAGACGGCGCTTTCGTTCGCGCCGCCGCATCTTTCGCTCTATCACCTGACGCTCGAACCCAACACGCTGTTCGCCAAATTCCCCCCTGCCTTGCCCGACGACGACGCGTCCGCCGACATGCAGGACTGGATTCACGAACGCACGGCGGCAGCGGGATATGGGCACTATGAGGTGTCGGCGTATGCACGGCCGCATCGGCAGAGCCGGCACAATCTGAACTACTGGCGTTTTGGCGACTACCTGGGAATCGGTGCGGGCGCGCACACGAAGCTGTCCTTTCCGAATCGCGTGCTGCGTCAGGCGCGTTATAAGCATCCCACTACTTTCATCGAGCAGGCGCGAGCGGGCACGGCGGTGCAGGAAGAGCATGAGGTTGGGCCGCGCGATCTGCCTTTCGAATTCATGCTTAACGCGCTGCGACTGGTGGAAGGCTTTCCAGTGCACCGGTTCAGCGAGCGCACAGGACTTTCGATGACGTCGATCGAACCCGCGTTGCAGGAAGCCGAGCGACGCAAGCTCATCACCCGAGAT comes from the Paraburkholderia sp. PREW-6R genome and includes:
- the rdgB gene encoding RdgB/HAM1 family non-canonical purine NTP pyrophosphatase, which gives rise to MGSPLKKVVLASNNAGKLREFAALFGAAGIELIPQGQLNVPEAEEPYPTFVENALTKARHAARLTGLPALADDSGLCVHALRGAPGVHSARYAQLAGGEKSDASNNARLVSELQNEADRRAYYFCVLALVRHTDDPEPLIAEGRWHGEILDTPRGEQGFGYDPYFYLPSLNATAAELQPSVKNANSHRAIALRQLLARLSEEA
- the hemW gene encoding radical SAM family heme chaperone HemW, producing MIPIRPTPADIGNGVIKAFTSPGSIRLTSLPPLSLYVHFPWCVRKCPYCDFNSHEWKGDAFPENDYLDALRADLEMALPLVWGRQVHTVFIGGGTPSLLSAAGLDRMLSDIRALLPLDADAEITLEANPGTFEAAKFAQFRASGINRLSVGIQSFNEAHLKALGRIHDSTQARRAVEVAANTFENFNLDLMFALPQQTLAECQADVETALSFAPPHLSLYHLTLEPNTLFAKFPPALPDDDASADMQDWIHERTAAAGYGHYEVSAYARPHRQSRHNLNYWRFGDYLGIGAGAHTKLSFPNRVLRQARYKHPTTFIEQARAGTAVQEEHEVGPRDLPFEFMLNALRLVEGFPVHRFSERTGLSMTSIEPALQEAERRKLITRDHEKIAPTPLGQAFLNDLQGLFLKDPQ